A genomic stretch from Sporocytophaga myxococcoides includes:
- a CDS encoding acyltransferase, with amino-acid sequence MDFKESFKKDLFNISDQNFNDKAILLFKYQAEHNPIYKQYLDLLGKDPSKISLIEEIPFLPILFFKTQEIKTDIFSEKQIFYSSGTTGFQTSRHYVADPEFYLKNCEEIFRKFYGSLSDFIVLALLPSYQQNPGSSLIYMVNHFIKQSGNPLSGFVNEKLLIDNLKKYKENPAKKLLIGVSFALWDLAENDHPDLSDFIVMETGGMKGRREELVRDELHQILKSGLNLKNVHSEYGMTELLSQAYSAGNGFFSGPDWFKILLRDINDPLTIGSGRSSGGINIIDLANVDSCAFIESQDLGKISDDNNFEVLGRFDNSDIRGCNLLYLN; translated from the coding sequence ATGGACTTCAAAGAAAGTTTTAAAAAAGATTTATTCAATATCTCGGATCAAAACTTTAACGATAAAGCCATACTTTTATTCAAATATCAGGCAGAACATAACCCGATATATAAACAATACCTTGATCTTCTCGGAAAAGACCCCAGCAAAATCTCTCTGATTGAGGAAATCCCATTTTTACCGATTTTGTTTTTTAAGACCCAGGAAATAAAAACTGACATTTTTTCTGAAAAGCAGATCTTCTATAGCAGCGGCACTACCGGTTTTCAAACCAGTCGACATTATGTAGCGGATCCTGAGTTTTATTTGAAGAACTGTGAAGAAATTTTTAGGAAATTTTACGGCAGTCTTTCTGATTTTATAGTATTGGCATTATTGCCTTCTTACCAGCAAAATCCTGGATCATCTTTGATTTACATGGTCAATCATTTTATTAAACAGTCTGGTAATCCGTTATCCGGATTCGTTAATGAAAAACTACTTATTGATAATCTTAAAAAATATAAAGAAAATCCCGCAAAAAAATTATTGATAGGAGTTTCTTTTGCCCTCTGGGATTTAGCGGAAAATGACCACCCGGATCTGTCAGATTTTATCGTTATGGAAACAGGTGGCATGAAAGGTAGGAGGGAAGAGCTGGTTCGGGATGAATTACATCAAATTCTGAAAAGTGGATTGAATTTAAAAAATGTTCATTCTGAATATGGTATGACAGAGCTTTTATCTCAGGCATATTCTGCTGGAAATGGTTTTTTTTCGGGGCCCGACTGGTTTAAAATCCTATTGCGGGATATTAATGATCCTTTGACAATAGGATCTGGAAGGTCTTCAGGTGGAATTAATATTATTGATCTGGCCAATGTAGATTCCTGTGCATTTATTGAAAGTCAGGATCTTGGGAAAATTTCGGATGATAATAACTTTGAAGTGCTTGGCCGGTTTGATAATTCTGACATAAGAGGCTGTAATTTGCTTTACTTAAACTAG
- a CDS encoding Smr/MutS family protein, whose product MKPGDKVRFIHGKEEGIVRKIINSRDVEVEIQDGFLIPALIKELVVVASAESFIAAEEPGQEIAPERLKTDGIYLAFVPFNDRIYSIQLINESDLDISFTFGSLTDENYIGISTGNLKTKAHIKVGEASVKDFDSWPSWITQCLYFSYGRTIYKEPLVRKLSIKASTFYKNKKLIPLINEQGYLFKIDDKQTPINKEKLVQEMYSAPQEVKEFSRPAPEIDLHIEKLTPDHLKLNNSEMLEIQIRHFQKNLDNAIASGMDEITFIHGVGNGILKLKIQEILSRTKNIVYFKDAKKEKFGYGATLVKIN is encoded by the coding sequence ATGAAACCAGGAGATAAGGTCAGATTTATACATGGGAAAGAAGAAGGAATTGTCAGAAAAATCATCAATTCCAGAGACGTTGAAGTAGAGATCCAGGATGGATTTCTTATTCCTGCACTAATAAAAGAACTTGTGGTGGTTGCATCAGCAGAAAGCTTTATTGCAGCAGAAGAACCCGGACAGGAAATTGCACCCGAAAGGCTCAAAACGGACGGCATTTATCTTGCCTTTGTTCCTTTCAATGATAGAATTTATTCCATTCAGCTTATAAATGAAAGTGACCTTGATATTTCGTTTACCTTCGGCAGCCTGACTGATGAAAATTATATAGGTATTAGTACCGGAAACCTGAAAACAAAAGCTCATATCAAAGTTGGAGAAGCATCTGTAAAAGATTTTGATTCCTGGCCATCATGGATAACACAATGTCTATATTTTAGTTATGGACGAACTATTTACAAAGAGCCACTGGTAAGAAAACTAAGCATAAAAGCATCAACTTTTTATAAAAATAAAAAGCTGATTCCTCTTATAAATGAACAAGGTTATCTGTTTAAAATTGATGATAAACAGACTCCTATAAATAAGGAAAAACTTGTTCAGGAAATGTATTCTGCTCCTCAGGAAGTAAAAGAATTTTCCAGACCAGCTCCTGAAATAGACCTTCATATAGAAAAACTAACTCCTGATCATTTGAAGTTAAACAACAGCGAAATGTTGGAAATACAGATCAGGCATTTTCAGAAAAATTTAGATAACGCAATTGCCTCTGGCATGGATGAAATAACGTTTATTCATGGAGTTGGCAACGGAATTTTGAAATTAAAAATTCAGGAAATTTTAAGCAGAACCAAAAACATAGTCTATTTCAAAGATGCAAAAAAAGAAAAATTTGGATATGGCGCGACGCTGGTAAAGATTAACTAA
- a CDS encoding translocation/assembly module TamB domain-containing protein — protein sequence MNTRRKYLIFFKRLTKTISFTALGIILLLMGMIFAIRSPKVQTWAVNKASSYISEKLHYPISVKYVDINWFDKIILEGLEVNDTHNGKMISVGYAKVDLNFLNLLYGNVAIDKISLANGKVEVFRYKDGGINISDFVAAIQDLSASSDTSATQSAPFVIEAVNVENMLFSYHDFRKEKITYGYDYYHFALTDISADATKLKFFKDTVQINVHRLSTNDRQTKLNVHQLTTLFTFTKRNMEFKDLYAEIGESIVKDYVRFDYNTIDDLGDFNEQIVMTGNINQSVVTSRNLSHFAPDLQGYNDIYTLSGKFKGKVINFSVNNFDLQFGNRSRMKGKTKFDGLPELEQTFMDLNFKETDIYAADIQQYVGDDAANFLKKLGKIKGSGIFTGFLNDFVAKGNFTTGLGVVESDINLKIQENTHPKAHYKGNLVTKSFNLGKLVGYENKVQLLDMEGTIEGKGFTLDDAEVFINGKVHRIGINNYNFKNITTTAKLSKQFFNGAVAIKDSNIVLSVNGEVDLNKHKNHFNIQANLEKANLKAINLSSIETFVKTEAYFNFTGMTLDEIFGKAIFRNSYLVYKNREVFLDSMQIISSKTDSIRNFSVKSDLATIQAEGNFNFTTLASNIETLWNEYEMTARNKRSELDKYYANKKKTFDQYRLDFKINLIDINAILAIYLPKLYLSPGVNIEGDFTSGYSSTLNLYTKVDTLYYNEYELLKTEAQISASKLSDSSHVLAMFFVKSDEQILKSFTPTKNLQIEGIWNGTRVNFTSQIAQKGSSNSAKLSGNLDFNENHRVVNLNDNSSLNLLNKRWKIHPSNSITFNSEKILFENFTVSNNKQTVSLDGTLSEVSSDEAFLKVIDFQLETINPLLTDVSLKGVLTGSVNIHDIFNNPNLGSSLFINDLHVNNFLVGNIIGTSSWNTEKSVLDLDVEVERLSNIIINVKGNIQPGKNGKSENLNLIAELDKADLDLLNPIFKGVLSEVSGKITGNFTIGGSLKNIVLKGNGNVQSGKFKVDYLGTTYYFSDNIYFDENLIGFKRLKLKDSEGNNAVLDGGIFHDNFRKFVVNLKGYLDKVCVLNTTEKDNELFYGKAIVSGNLEILGAFSDLKITANARSQKGTNIHIPLTEYSTVEEQSYITFTTSKSKAAITKETVDLSGITLDFNFDVTTDANIEIIFDKKAGDKLRGNGSGNIKMSIDTRGDFNMFGNYRIEKGTYNFSLANIISKEFTLLPNSRISWTGDPYKGLLDIKAAYRQNVSLAPLIDTGRVRKNPELKNRYPVDVLMGIEGDLMSPRINLDIDILKSDPNMVEDVIEFESKIKTNEQELNKQVFSLLILKSFSAQDGSFNGIGGSSGNLSELLSNQLSSWLSQLDKNLQVDIDLNAMNTFMLRFSYTMLEGRLRISRDGSYQNTNSSNQNNFSSIAGEWTIEYLLSQDGRLRLKLYNKNNNNALLNSVATNNINNTSAGFSIMHTQGFNNLKELFGKKEKPKRDTIIFDMGEGRKIFEELAEEKKREQEEEEKKSNNTINNTTITPHREEDEAEAK from the coding sequence TTGAATACAAGGCGAAAATACCTGATTTTTTTTAAAAGGTTAACAAAAACCATCTCATTTACTGCATTAGGTATTATCCTTTTGCTGATGGGGATGATTTTTGCCATTCGCTCCCCAAAAGTACAAACTTGGGCTGTTAATAAAGCCTCTTCCTATATTTCAGAAAAATTACATTATCCTATTTCTGTAAAATATGTAGACATTAACTGGTTTGACAAGATTATTCTGGAAGGTCTGGAAGTAAATGACACTCACAATGGGAAAATGATCTCGGTTGGTTATGCAAAAGTTGATCTGAATTTTCTTAACCTCCTTTATGGTAATGTAGCCATAGACAAAATAAGCCTGGCAAATGGAAAAGTTGAAGTATTCAGATACAAAGATGGTGGCATCAACATATCCGACTTTGTGGCAGCTATCCAGGACCTTTCTGCCTCCTCTGACACTTCTGCAACGCAGTCAGCTCCTTTTGTGATTGAAGCGGTCAATGTTGAGAACATGCTTTTCTCTTATCATGATTTCAGAAAAGAAAAAATCACCTACGGATACGACTATTATCATTTTGCGCTCACTGATATTTCTGCTGACGCGACCAAACTTAAGTTCTTTAAGGATACTGTCCAGATAAATGTACATAGATTAAGCACTAATGACAGGCAAACCAAACTGAATGTTCATCAGCTTACAACCCTCTTTACCTTTACGAAAAGGAACATGGAGTTCAAAGATCTTTATGCTGAAATTGGTGAAAGTATTGTTAAAGATTATGTCCGTTTCGATTACAACACAATTGATGATCTGGGAGATTTTAATGAACAGATTGTCATGACTGGTAATATCAATCAATCAGTAGTAACCAGCAGAAACCTTTCACACTTCGCCCCGGATCTGCAAGGCTATAATGACATTTACACGCTTTCGGGAAAATTTAAAGGAAAGGTCATCAATTTTTCTGTAAACAATTTTGATCTGCAATTTGGTAACAGAAGCAGAATGAAAGGTAAAACCAAATTTGACGGTTTACCTGAACTGGAGCAGACTTTTATGGATCTTAATTTTAAAGAAACAGACATTTACGCTGCTGACATACAACAATATGTGGGTGATGATGCTGCCAACTTTCTTAAAAAACTGGGGAAAATAAAAGGCAGTGGAATATTTACCGGCTTCCTAAACGACTTTGTAGCAAAGGGAAATTTCACAACCGGCCTGGGCGTAGTAGAATCGGACATCAATTTAAAGATTCAGGAGAATACGCATCCCAAAGCACATTATAAAGGAAACCTAGTCACAAAGTCTTTCAACCTCGGTAAACTTGTAGGATATGAGAATAAAGTTCAATTGCTTGACATGGAAGGAACAATCGAAGGCAAAGGATTCACTTTGGACGATGCAGAAGTTTTTATAAATGGGAAAGTCCACAGGATCGGAATAAACAACTACAATTTTAAGAATATCACAACTACTGCAAAGCTAAGTAAGCAGTTTTTTAATGGAGCTGTAGCAATAAAGGACAGCAACATCGTGCTTTCTGTTAATGGGGAAGTAGATCTAAACAAACATAAAAATCACTTTAATATTCAGGCCAATCTTGAGAAAGCTAATTTGAAAGCAATTAACCTTTCTTCAATAGAGACTTTTGTGAAAACAGAAGCGTATTTCAATTTCACAGGAATGACATTGGATGAAATATTCGGTAAAGCAATTTTCAGAAATAGCTATCTGGTTTATAAAAACCGAGAAGTATTTCTTGATTCTATGCAAATAATAAGCTCAAAAACAGATAGCATAAGGAATTTCTCTGTAAAATCAGACCTTGCAACTATACAGGCTGAAGGTAATTTTAACTTTACCACACTAGCTTCAAACATTGAAACTTTATGGAATGAATATGAAATGACTGCCAGGAATAAAAGGAGTGAACTTGATAAATATTATGCCAACAAGAAGAAAACTTTTGACCAATACCGGCTTGATTTTAAAATCAACCTAATAGATATCAATGCTATTTTAGCGATATACCTTCCCAAGCTCTATCTTTCTCCTGGTGTTAATATTGAAGGAGATTTCACATCAGGGTATTCAAGTACCCTCAACCTTTATACAAAGGTTGATACTTTGTATTACAATGAATATGAGTTATTAAAAACAGAAGCACAAATCTCCGCTTCCAAGCTTTCAGACAGCAGCCATGTGCTCGCTATGTTCTTTGTAAAATCAGATGAGCAAATTCTTAAATCTTTTACTCCAACCAAAAATCTTCAGATTGAAGGCATCTGGAACGGAACCCGAGTAAACTTCACTTCACAGATAGCACAAAAAGGAAGCAGTAACTCTGCTAAGCTATCAGGCAATCTTGATTTCAATGAAAACCACAGAGTTGTAAATCTTAACGATAATTCTTCCCTGAATCTTCTGAATAAGAGATGGAAGATTCATCCATCCAACTCTATTACTTTCAATTCTGAAAAAATCCTATTTGAAAATTTTACTGTTTCCAACAACAAACAAACAGTAAGTCTGGACGGTACATTATCAGAGGTTTCTTCTGACGAGGCTTTTCTCAAAGTAATTGACTTTCAGCTAGAGACCATAAACCCGTTATTGACAGACGTTTCATTAAAAGGTGTCCTTACAGGATCAGTGAATATTCATGATATATTCAACAACCCTAACCTAGGAAGCAGTTTATTTATCAATGATTTACATGTAAACAATTTTTTAGTAGGTAACATTATCGGTACATCTTCATGGAATACTGAAAAAAGTGTTCTGGACCTTGATGTAGAAGTCGAGCGGTTGAGCAACATTATAATTAATGTAAAAGGTAATATTCAACCAGGTAAAAACGGTAAAAGTGAAAACCTTAACCTCATTGCTGAATTAGACAAAGCGGATCTGGATCTACTTAATCCTATATTCAAGGGCGTATTATCTGAAGTTTCGGGCAAAATAACAGGAAATTTCACCATTGGAGGCTCTCTGAAAAACATTGTGCTGAAAGGTAATGGGAATGTTCAGAGTGGCAAATTCAAAGTAGATTACCTTGGCACAACTTATTATTTCTCTGACAATATTTATTTCGACGAAAACCTGATAGGATTCAAGAGGTTAAAGCTCAAAGATTCAGAAGGGAATAATGCTGTTTTAGATGGTGGTATTTTTCATGATAACTTCAGAAAATTTGTAGTAAACCTAAAAGGCTATCTCGATAAGGTTTGCGTTTTGAACACTACAGAAAAAGACAATGAGTTATTCTATGGAAAGGCGATAGTAAGCGGAAATCTGGAGATTTTGGGTGCTTTTTCGGATTTGAAAATAACAGCCAATGCCAGATCCCAGAAAGGTACAAACATACATATTCCTCTGACAGAATACTCTACAGTTGAAGAACAAAGTTATATCACTTTTACAACTTCCAAAAGTAAAGCTGCCATTACCAAAGAAACTGTTGACTTATCAGGAATAACACTTGACTTTAACTTTGACGTAACAACTGATGCGAATATTGAAATCATTTTTGATAAAAAAGCTGGTGATAAACTCAGAGGAAATGGTTCCGGAAATATAAAAATGAGCATTGATACCCGTGGCGATTTCAATATGTTTGGAAATTATCGAATAGAAAAAGGTACTTACAATTTCTCACTAGCAAACATTATCAGCAAAGAGTTTACCTTGCTCCCCAATAGCAGGATCTCCTGGACAGGAGACCCTTATAAAGGGTTACTTGATATCAAGGCCGCCTATAGACAAAACGTTTCCCTTGCCCCTCTAATTGATACAGGAAGAGTAAGAAAAAATCCAGAATTAAAAAACCGATACCCTGTAGATGTACTAATGGGAATTGAAGGAGATTTAATGTCTCCACGTATCAATCTAGATATTGATATCCTTAAGTCTGACCCAAATATGGTGGAAGATGTTATCGAATTTGAATCCAAAATTAAAACCAACGAACAGGAATTAAATAAACAGGTATTCAGCTTACTTATCCTGAAAAGTTTCTCCGCTCAGGACGGATCTTTTAATGGTATTGGAGGATCCAGCGGTAATCTGAGCGAACTTCTCTCTAATCAGCTAAGCAGCTGGCTATCTCAACTTGATAAAAACCTTCAGGTGGATATAGACCTTAATGCAATGAACACCTTTATGTTACGATTCAGTTATACGATGCTGGAAGGTCGACTAAGAATATCCCGTGACGGAAGTTATCAAAACACCAATAGCAGCAATCAGAATAACTTTTCAAGTATTGCAGGAGAGTGGACTATTGAGTACCTTCTTAGTCAGGACGGAAGGCTAAGACTTAAGCTATACAATAAGAATAATAATAACGCACTCTTAAACTCAGTTGCCACTAACAATATCAACAATACCTCTGCAGGCTTCAGCATTATGCACACACAGGGATTTAATAATCTGAAAGAACTTTTCGGAAAAAAAGAAAAACCAAAGAGAGACACCATAATTTTTGATATGGGGGAAGGAAGAAAAATATTCGAAGAGCTGGCTGAGGAGAAAAAAAGAGAACAGGAAGAAGAAGAGAAGAAAAGCAATAATACGATTAATAATACTACTATCACTCCTCATAGGGAAGAAGACGAAGCTGAAGCTAAATAA
- a CDS encoding DUF2279 domain-containing protein — protein MRIFILFFISLISFASTAQDTISAINKKRLIPVTTGIVGLYTASMIGLNELWYKNNPRSSFHFFDDSGEWKQMDKLGHATTSFHESRFAVDVLKWSGVPKKKAYIIGGLAGFVFQTPIEFLDAYSSEYGFSWTDVAANASGSALVIGQYLLWDELRIQPKFSFHKTKFAKERPNVLGKSLNEQLLKDYNGQSYWLSFNIHSFLPNKESRFPQWLNISLGYSAENMIYAQDVQNKAAGYDPYRQYFLSLDIDFTKIRTRSKVLNFIFDYGLNILHVPAPALEYSRKGFKFHPVYF, from the coding sequence ATGAGAATCTTTATTTTATTTTTTATCTCATTAATAAGTTTTGCATCCACGGCCCAGGATACTATCTCTGCAATAAATAAAAAAAGACTTATACCTGTCACCACAGGCATTGTAGGATTATATACAGCAAGTATGATTGGTCTAAATGAGCTTTGGTATAAGAATAACCCAAGAAGTTCATTCCACTTTTTTGACGACTCCGGGGAATGGAAACAGATGGATAAGCTGGGCCATGCTACTACTTCATTTCATGAAAGCCGCTTTGCTGTTGATGTTCTCAAATGGAGCGGAGTACCAAAGAAAAAGGCTTATATCATAGGAGGTCTGGCAGGATTCGTATTCCAGACTCCTATTGAATTTCTTGATGCTTATTCTTCCGAATATGGCTTTTCTTGGACAGATGTTGCCGCCAATGCATCGGGTTCTGCCCTTGTAATCGGGCAATACCTCCTTTGGGACGAGCTTAGAATTCAGCCAAAATTTTCATTTCACAAAACAAAATTTGCAAAAGAAAGACCTAACGTTTTGGGAAAATCGCTTAATGAACAATTACTAAAAGACTACAACGGCCAGTCATACTGGTTATCATTTAATATTCATTCATTTCTTCCAAATAAAGAAAGTAGATTTCCCCAATGGCTAAATATTTCATTAGGTTATAGTGCTGAAAATATGATTTATGCCCAAGACGTCCAGAACAAGGCTGCAGGATATGATCCTTACAGACAGTATTTTCTAAGTCTTGACATTGATTTCACTAAAATAAGAACCCGAAGCAAAGTATTGAATTTCATTTTTGATTATGGCTTAAACATACTGCATGTTCCTGCTCCGGCTTTGGAATACAGCAGAAAAGGATTTAAATTTCATCCTGTTTACTTTTAA
- a CDS encoding sigma-54-dependent transcriptional regulator gives MAHILIIDDERSIRSTLKEILEFEKYQVDEAKDGEEGMALIEKNNYDLVLCDIKMPKMDGMEVLEKALELGKDTQFIMVSAHGSIETAVEATKKGAFDFIQKPPDLNRLLVSVRNALDKSSLVTETKVLKKKINKTFDILGKSPAIEEVRKTIEKVAPTDARVFVTGPNGSGKELVAKWLHAKSNRANGPMVEVNCAAIPGELIESELFGHEKGSFTSAIKQRIGKFEQANGGTLFLDEIGDMSLSAQAKVLRALQENKITRVGGEKEIKVDVRIVAATNKNILKEIEENRFREDLYHRLGVILIQVPPLNERREDIPLLIEKFLGETADEYKTTPKKIDPKAVAYLQTLEWPGNIRELKNVVERLIIMSDSVISLEDAQKYANK, from the coding sequence ATGGCTCATATTCTAATAATAGATGACGAGAGGAGCATCAGAAGCACTCTGAAAGAAATTCTGGAGTTTGAGAAATATCAGGTAGATGAAGCAAAAGACGGGGAAGAAGGTATGGCATTAATTGAAAAAAATAATTATGACCTGGTACTTTGCGACATTAAAATGCCTAAAATGGATGGCATGGAAGTACTTGAAAAAGCTCTTGAACTCGGGAAAGACACTCAATTTATCATGGTATCTGCCCATGGCAGCATTGAAACGGCTGTAGAGGCTACTAAGAAAGGCGCCTTTGATTTCATTCAAAAACCACCGGATCTTAACAGACTGCTTGTTTCAGTAAGAAATGCACTGGACAAATCAAGCTTGGTAACTGAGACAAAAGTTCTCAAGAAGAAGATCAACAAAACTTTTGACATACTTGGAAAATCTCCTGCAATTGAAGAAGTAAGAAAAACCATAGAAAAAGTTGCACCTACAGATGCAAGGGTTTTTGTCACAGGACCCAATGGTTCTGGAAAAGAACTTGTGGCTAAATGGCTTCACGCGAAAAGTAACCGGGCTAATGGTCCGATGGTAGAAGTCAATTGTGCTGCAATTCCTGGAGAACTCATTGAAAGTGAATTATTTGGACATGAAAAAGGATCATTTACTTCAGCCATCAAACAAAGAATAGGAAAATTTGAACAGGCAAACGGTGGGACCCTCTTTCTGGACGAAATCGGAGATATGAGCCTTTCTGCACAGGCAAAGGTTTTGAGAGCCTTACAGGAAAACAAGATCACTAGGGTTGGTGGAGAAAAAGAAATTAAAGTAGATGTAAGGATTGTTGCCGCTACCAATAAAAACATATTGAAGGAAATTGAAGAGAATCGATTCAGAGAAGATTTATATCATCGTCTGGGAGTTATCCTTATCCAGGTTCCTCCTTTAAATGAGCGAAGAGAAGATATTCCTCTTCTAATTGAAAAATTTTTAGGAGAAACTGCTGACGAATATAAAACAACGCCCAAAAAAATTGACCCTAAGGCTGTAGCTTACCTTCAGACTTTAGAATGGCCTGGAAATATCAGAGAACTGAAAAATGTAGTAGAAAGGCTGATAATAATGAGTGATTCCGTTATTTCTCTTGAAGACGCTCAAAAATATGCTAATAAGTAA
- a CDS encoding alpha-ketoacid dehydrogenase subunit alpha/beta: protein MSTQETINDLTLTKEEILNDYRILCESRQASILGRKEVFAGKAKFGIFGTGKELAQIAMAKYFRFGDFRSGYYRDQTFMMAIDELSLEQYYAQLYAHTDIVADPASGGRLMIGHYATRSLNNDGHWNDLTKIKNSSPDISPTGAQMPRLVGLAYASKLYRLNPELKDIQGFSNNGNEVAFGTIGNAATAEGIFFEAINAAGVLQIPMVVSIWDDGYGISVPQEYQTTKVDISKMFEGFKRTESERGIEIFKVKGWNYEDLCRTYRDAAQLAREQHVPSLVHVEELAQPLGHSTSGSHERYKSKERLAWEEEFDCNKKFKEWILDNSIATYQELKEIEDTAFEKVKKARQSAWNSFVESMKGDLDEALYLIQEASSQSTQKEALLSIKNALEKTLNPIRSDAVKAVKKALKILRFEELPARTKLIAWVERTSEENFQRYSSHLFSHSDQAAIKVEEIKPEYNESSPFVDGREVLQANFEALFRKDPRVFAFGEDVGMIGDVNQGFAGLQEKFGNLRIMDTGIRETSIIGQGIGAAMRGLRPIAEIQYLDYLLFAIQTLSDDLATLHYRTVGGQKAPMIIRTRGHRLEGVWHSGSPISMILGSLRGIYLLVPRNMTQAAGFYNTMLKSDDPALIIETLNGYRLKEKMPSNLGEYTVPLGVPEVLREGSDVTVVTYGAMCKISLDSAAQLEEMGISVEVIDVQSLMPFDIHHIIAKSVKKTNRVIFTDEDVPGGGTAYMMKEVLETQKAYQWLDSAPRTLPAKEHRPAYSSDGDYFSKPNAEDLVDLVYEIMNEADPVKYPSLY, encoded by the coding sequence GTGAGCACCCAGGAAACCATAAATGATCTTACTTTAACCAAAGAGGAAATTCTTAATGATTACAGAATACTCTGTGAAAGTCGTCAGGCAAGTATTTTGGGTAGAAAAGAAGTTTTTGCAGGTAAGGCTAAATTTGGAATTTTCGGAACCGGGAAAGAGCTGGCACAGATTGCTATGGCTAAATATTTCAGGTTTGGAGATTTCCGCTCAGGGTATTATAGAGATCAGACTTTTATGATGGCTATAGATGAACTGAGTCTTGAACAGTATTACGCTCAACTTTATGCTCATACAGACATTGTTGCAGATCCGGCATCCGGAGGCAGACTTATGATTGGTCATTATGCCACCAGAAGTCTAAACAACGATGGGCATTGGAATGATCTCACCAAAATAAAAAATTCAAGTCCGGATATCTCACCTACAGGCGCTCAGATGCCAAGGCTTGTGGGACTTGCCTATGCTTCAAAATTGTATAGGTTAAATCCGGAACTTAAAGACATACAGGGATTTTCAAATAATGGAAATGAAGTAGCATTTGGAACTATTGGCAATGCTGCAACTGCAGAGGGGATTTTCTTTGAGGCTATCAATGCTGCCGGAGTATTGCAGATTCCAATGGTTGTATCCATCTGGGATGATGGATATGGAATTTCCGTTCCTCAGGAATATCAAACCACTAAAGTTGATATTTCTAAAATGTTTGAGGGGTTTAAAAGAACTGAATCTGAAAGAGGTATAGAAATCTTTAAGGTGAAGGGCTGGAATTATGAAGATTTATGCCGTACCTACAGAGATGCTGCTCAACTGGCCAGAGAGCAGCACGTCCCTTCATTGGTTCATGTGGAGGAATTGGCCCAGCCTTTGGGACACTCTACTTCCGGTTCTCACGAAAGATATAAATCAAAAGAGAGACTTGCCTGGGAAGAGGAATTTGATTGCAATAAAAAATTTAAAGAGTGGATTCTTGACAATTCGATTGCCACATATCAGGAATTAAAAGAGATTGAAGATACTGCTTTTGAAAAGGTAAAAAAAGCTCGTCAAAGTGCCTGGAATAGTTTTGTTGAATCCATGAAAGGGGATTTGGATGAAGCGCTTTACTTGATCCAAGAAGCATCCTCTCAAAGCACTCAGAAAGAGGCTCTTCTTTCAATAAAAAATGCTCTGGAAAAAACGCTGAATCCAATCAGAAGTGATGCAGTTAAAGCAGTAAAAAAAGCATTAAAAATACTTCGTTTTGAAGAACTTCCTGCAAGGACTAAATTAATTGCCTGGGTTGAAAGGACTTCTGAAGAAAATTTCCAGAGATATAGTTCTCATCTTTTCAGTCATTCGGATCAGGCGGCGATTAAAGTAGAAGAAATAAAGCCTGAATACAATGAAAGCAGTCCATTTGTAGATGGGCGCGAAGTTCTTCAGGCAAACTTTGAAGCCCTCTTTCGGAAGGATCCACGAGTCTTTGCTTTTGGAGAAGATGTAGGGATGATCGGTGACGTAAATCAGGGTTTTGCAGGTTTACAGGAAAAGTTTGGTAATCTGAGGATTATGGATACCGGTATTCGTGAAACCTCTATTATTGGTCAGGGCATCGGTGCAGCAATGCGAGGGCTTAGGCCAATAGCTGAAATTCAATATCTTGATTATTTATTATTTGCAATCCAAACGCTTTCCGATGACTTGGCTACTCTTCATTACAGGACAGTAGGAGGACAAAAAGCTCCAATGATTATCAGAACCAGAGGGCATAGGCTTGAAGGAGTCTGGCATTCTGGCTCTCCCATTAGCATGATCCTGGGAAGTTTAAGAGGAATATATTTGCTGGTTCCCAGAAATATGACCCAAGCCGCCGGATTTTATAACACCATGCTAAAGTCTGATGATCCAGCTTTGATTATAGAAACTCTGAATGGTTATCGATTGAAGGAAAAAATGCCTTCAAACCTTGGGGAGTATACTGTACCCCTAGGCGTTCCAGAAGTATTAAGAGAAGGTAGTGATGTTACGGTGGTCACCTATGGTGCTATGTGTAAGATCTCCCTGGATTCAGCGGCACAATTGGAAGAAATGGGAATATCGGTTGAGGTAATAGATGTACAGAGCTTAATGCCTTTTGATATTCATCATATTATAGCTAAGTCTGTTAAAAAGACCAATCGAGTAATATTTACAGATGAAGATGTACCTGGTGGAGGTACTGCTTATATGATGAAGGAGGTTCTTGAAACGCAAAAGGCTTATCAGTGGCTGGATTCTGCACCAAGAACATTGCCTGCCAAAGAACATAGGCCTGCATATTCAAGCGATGGAGACTATTTCTCCAAACCCAATGCAGAAGATCTGGTGGACCTGGTGTATGAGATAATGAATGAAGCAGATCCTGTTAAGTATCCTTCATTGTATTAG